A genomic window from Chlorobium phaeobacteroides DSM 266 includes:
- a CDS encoding OmpA family protein: MNSSIKGVIMFSLMVTAGCSSKNAVNTQDGNAGLSSGQSGWGTTSSSVAQSPSGYGFDEWQKGPLGDVFYDFDSSLLSSEAQEQLTRNSGWMKSNVQAAIIIQGHCDDRGTSEYNLALGDRRAVSAREFLIRTGIASSRIETITFGEERPFSTSQSEEGLAKNRRAHFVIK, from the coding sequence ATGAACAGCAGTATTAAGGGTGTCATTATGTTTAGCCTGATGGTTACCGCCGGGTGTTCATCCAAAAATGCAGTTAACACCCAGGATGGTAATGCAGGGCTATCATCAGGCCAGTCTGGATGGGGTACGACATCTTCTTCGGTTGCCCAGTCGCCATCCGGCTATGGTTTCGATGAATGGCAGAAAGGTCCGCTTGGCGATGTATTTTATGATTTTGACAGTTCTCTACTGAGTTCAGAAGCTCAGGAGCAGTTGACGCGGAATTCCGGATGGATGAAGAGTAATGTGCAGGCCGCAATCATCATTCAGGGGCATTGTGACGACAGAGGTACCTCTGAGTACAATCTTGCGCTTGGAGACCGCAGAGCAGTCAGCGCGCGCGAGTTTCTGATTCGAACAGGCATTGCTTCATCTCGTATTGAAACGATTACTTTTGGGGAAGAACGTCCTTTTTCTACTTCGCAGAGCGAAGAGGGTCTGGCTAAAAATCGCAGAGCTCATTTTGTGATAAAATGA
- a CDS encoding tetratricopeptide repeat protein: protein MKKSIRLLLFLPTIVLAGCASKSDLVLVADDINKLKTESETIKSQSAVTYADIQQVRDEIARQQGRVEEIAHNNEQKFGRLGLEDSLLVHKVDELDSRLLRIEQKLGLVAERPGIEKATLSAKESQVQPVSPLASVMTDKALLDDGIKKLASNNASGARGSFSLLMKNYPKSELVDDAQFYVAESYLSEKWYEKAVLEYQVVIAKYTKSNKRAVALYKQGLAFELLGDAVNAKARFRDVINIYPASAEAKLAKQKL, encoded by the coding sequence ATGAAGAAATCCATCCGATTATTACTGTTTTTACCGACGATTGTGCTTGCCGGGTGTGCTTCGAAGTCAGATCTTGTTCTTGTTGCTGATGATATCAATAAGCTGAAAACCGAGTCTGAAACCATAAAATCTCAATCTGCGGTCACCTATGCAGATATTCAGCAGGTTCGGGACGAAATAGCCCGTCAGCAGGGGAGAGTTGAGGAAATAGCACACAACAATGAACAGAAGTTTGGCCGGCTTGGACTTGAAGATTCACTTCTTGTACATAAAGTCGATGAACTTGACAGCAGACTTTTACGTATTGAACAGAAGCTTGGTCTGGTTGCTGAAAGACCGGGTATTGAAAAGGCAACGTTATCAGCTAAAGAAAGCCAGGTGCAGCCGGTTTCTCCCTTGGCATCAGTAATGACTGATAAGGCGCTTCTTGATGACGGGATAAAAAAGCTTGCGTCAAACAATGCTTCCGGAGCCAGGGGAAGTTTTTCATTGCTGATGAAAAACTATCCTAAATCAGAACTGGTCGATGACGCACAGTTCTATGTTGCGGAAAGTTATCTCAGTGAGAAGTGGTATGAAAAAGCTGTACTTGAATATCAGGTTGTAATTGCCAAATATACAAAAAGCAATAAACGGGCTGTTGCTTTATATAAGCAAGGCTTGGCTTTTGAGCTTCTTGGAGATGCAGTCAACGCTAAAGCGAGATTCAGGGATGTTATCAATATCTATCCTGCCTCAGCAGAAGCGAAACTTGCAAAACAAAAGCTTTAA
- the pscD gene encoding photosystem P840 reaction center protein PscD, which produces MQPQLSRPFTKDNQVRTSKSGPWSGNAAHKAEKYFITAAKRGKNDNLQLEISPASGRRKLSPTTEMINKIISGEIELFVLTTQPDIAINLAQKVLDNENRYVIDFDKRGVKWTMRDIPVFYDSLHRELCVEIDRRTYTLNEFFK; this is translated from the coding sequence ATGCAACCTCAGCTCAGCCGGCCGTTTACCAAAGATAATCAGGTAAGAACCAGCAAATCAGGTCCCTGGTCAGGAAATGCGGCTCATAAAGCAGAAAAATATTTTATTACTGCTGCAAAAAGAGGGAAAAACGATAACCTTCAGCTTGAGATAAGCCCTGCTTCCGGTCGCAGAAAACTCTCTCCGACTACAGAGATGATTAACAAAATCATTTCCGGTGAAATAGAGCTTTTTGTGCTGACAACTCAGCCGGATATAGCTATAAACCTTGCACAAAAAGTTCTCGACAATGAAAATCGATATGTCATCGATTTTGACAAACGAGGAGTTAAGTGGACAATGAGAGACATTCCTGTGTTTTATGACTCTCTCCACAGAGAGTTATGTGTCGAGATTGATCGACGAACCTATACTCTTAACGAATTTTTCAAGTAA
- the dnaK gene encoding molecular chaperone DnaK: protein MGKIIGIDLGTTNSCVAVMQGTQPTVIENSEGNRTTPSMVAFTKSGDRLVGQAAKRQAITNPKNTIYSIKRFVGRKFDEVPNEKKLAPYDIVNEGGEARVKINDKAYSPQEISAMILQKMKQTAEDFLGEKVSEAVITVPAYFNDAQRQATKDAGRIAGLDVKRIINEPTAAALAYGLDKKQSSEKVAVFDLGGGTFDISILELGDGVFEVKSTDGDTHLGGDDFDQKIINFLADEFKKQEGIDLRNDAIALQRLKEAAEKAKVELSSRTDTEINLPFITATQEGPKHLVINLTRAKFEAMCSDLFDKILEPCHRAVKNSSVEIKDIDEVVLVGGSTRIPKVQALVKEFFGREPNKSVNPDEVVAVGAAIQGGVLKGDVTDVLLLDVSPLSLGIETLGGVMTRLIEANTTIPTRKQEVFSTAGDNQTSVEVHVLQGERPMASDNKTLGRFHLGDIPPAPRGLPQIEVTFDIDSNGILSVSAKDKATGKEQSIKIEASGKLSDAEIEKMKRDAKEHAAEDMKKKEEIDSKNAADGLIFSTEKQLAELGDKIPSDKRPALEGALEKLKDATKNGTTESIKNAMDELSKVWNDVSSNLYQAPGAETNASEPTQNTDGSGHTKKSGNDGEVENAEFEVIDGNGK, encoded by the coding sequence ATGGGAAAAATCATTGGTATTGATCTTGGCACAACAAACTCCTGCGTCGCTGTCATGCAGGGAACACAGCCAACGGTCATTGAAAATTCCGAAGGTAATCGAACAACCCCTTCAATGGTTGCTTTCACCAAATCTGGTGACCGTCTTGTGGGGCAGGCAGCCAAAAGACAGGCAATTACTAATCCAAAAAACACTATTTATTCGATCAAGCGCTTTGTAGGACGCAAATTTGATGAGGTGCCCAATGAAAAAAAGCTTGCTCCCTATGATATCGTTAATGAAGGTGGCGAAGCTCGGGTTAAAATTAATGACAAGGCCTACTCTCCCCAGGAAATATCGGCAATGATTCTTCAGAAAATGAAGCAGACCGCTGAAGATTTTCTTGGCGAAAAGGTTTCTGAAGCGGTAATTACCGTTCCGGCTTATTTTAACGACGCTCAGCGCCAGGCTACAAAAGATGCAGGACGTATTGCCGGACTTGATGTCAAACGCATCATCAACGAGCCAACAGCAGCAGCGCTTGCCTATGGACTCGACAAAAAGCAGTCGAGTGAAAAGGTTGCCGTATTCGATCTTGGCGGTGGAACCTTTGATATATCGATCCTCGAACTCGGAGACGGAGTTTTTGAAGTAAAATCAACCGATGGTGATACCCATCTCGGTGGTGATGACTTTGATCAAAAAATCATAAACTTCCTGGCTGACGAATTTAAAAAACAGGAGGGCATCGACCTCCGAAATGATGCTATTGCACTCCAGAGACTTAAGGAAGCTGCGGAAAAAGCAAAAGTAGAGCTTTCGTCAAGAACAGATACGGAGATCAATCTTCCTTTTATCACAGCAACGCAGGAAGGCCCGAAACATCTTGTCATTAATCTTACCCGCGCTAAATTCGAAGCGATGTGTTCCGATCTTTTCGACAAAATTCTTGAACCCTGCCACAGAGCTGTTAAAAACTCAAGTGTCGAAATCAAAGATATTGACGAGGTAGTTCTTGTCGGTGGTTCAACACGTATTCCAAAAGTCCAGGCGCTGGTTAAAGAATTTTTCGGCAGAGAGCCAAATAAAAGCGTGAATCCCGATGAAGTCGTTGCCGTTGGTGCTGCTATACAGGGTGGCGTTCTCAAAGGTGATGTTACCGATGTGCTTCTGCTCGACGTCAGCCCGCTCTCTCTGGGTATTGAAACGCTTGGCGGTGTAATGACCAGGCTGATTGAAGCTAACACAACAATCCCGACAAGAAAGCAGGAGGTATTTTCAACGGCAGGTGACAACCAGACCTCTGTTGAAGTCCATGTTCTGCAGGGAGAACGCCCGATGGCTTCTGACAATAAAACACTCGGACGCTTTCATCTTGGTGATATTCCCCCGGCCCCAAGAGGACTGCCTCAAATTGAAGTTACTTTCGATATCGACTCGAATGGCATTCTCAGCGTTTCAGCAAAAGACAAAGCGACAGGAAAGGAACAGAGCATCAAAATCGAAGCAAGCGGTAAACTGAGCGATGCCGAGATTGAAAAAATGAAACGGGATGCCAAGGAACATGCAGCCGAAGATATGAAGAAAAAAGAGGAGATCGACAGCAAGAACGCCGCTGACGGACTGATTTTTTCAACTGAAAAACAGCTTGCTGAACTGGGCGATAAAATCCCCTCTGACAAACGCCCTGCTCTTGAGGGTGCGCTTGAAAAACTCAAGGATGCCACTAAAAACGGAACAACCGAGTCCATCAAAAACGCCATGGACGAGCTCAGCAAGGTCTGGAATGATGTTTCATCAAACCTTTATCAGGCTCCGGGAGCCGAGACCAACGCATCCGAACCAACTCAAAATACCGATGGCTCCGGACATACTAAAAAAAGCGGTAATGATGGTGAGGTTGAAAATGCCGAATTTGAGGTAATCGACGGTAATGGCAAGTAA
- a CDS encoding Hsp20/alpha crystallin family protein codes for MFVKLAKDQMRLLDDIWSGSTAPAAGAPAFKVDIWEDDHAFHIDAELPGMSKEAIALNIEDDVLTIKAERKQESDESRKDYHRLERSYGSFSRSFNLGEIIDQDAINADFDNGVLHVSLPKAQPVKKTKEISIK; via the coding sequence ATGTTTGTAAAACTGGCTAAAGATCAGATGAGATTGCTTGACGACATATGGTCAGGTTCAACAGCACCTGCTGCAGGAGCACCTGCATTCAAGGTTGATATCTGGGAAGACGATCACGCTTTCCATATTGACGCGGAACTCCCCGGCATGAGCAAGGAAGCTATTGCACTGAATATCGAAGACGATGTTCTGACCATAAAAGCAGAAAGAAAACAGGAAAGTGATGAGAGCAGAAAGGATTATCATCGTCTTGAAAGAAGCTACGGCAGTTTCTCAAGAAGCTTCAATCTTGGCGAGATCATTGATCAGGATGCAATTAATGCTGACTTTGACAATGGAGTGCTCCATGTCTCTCTTCCGAAAGCTCAACCGGTCAAAAAGACAAAAGAGATATCCATAAAATAA
- a CDS encoding ArsR/SmtB family transcription factor encodes MSKTVTISEDEVTKWSLNMPDEMLEPVSNRFKLLAEPMRLKIIRVLCQGEHTVQEIVNNVNASQANISKHLALMHDNGMVNRRKEGLKCYYRITDETIIFAYYLISKSVVENLQEKLSWVQKVNTNLTA; translated from the coding sequence ATGAGCAAAACGGTAACAATATCAGAAGATGAAGTAACAAAGTGGAGTTTAAATATGCCTGATGAAATGCTCGAGCCTGTATCGAACCGTTTCAAGCTGCTGGCAGAACCCATGCGTCTTAAAATCATAAGAGTACTCTGTCAGGGCGAACATACCGTTCAGGAAATCGTCAATAATGTCAATGCCAGTCAGGCCAACATTTCGAAACACCTGGCCCTCATGCACGACAACGGTATGGTCAACAGGAGAAAGGAAGGGCTCAAATGCTACTATCGAATTACTGACGAAACGATTATTTTTGCCTACTACCTCATTTCGAAAAGCGTTGTGGAAAACCTCCAGGAAAAACTAAGCTGGGTACAGAAAGTCAACACCAATCTGACAGCCTGA
- a CDS encoding anti-sigma factor family protein: MNCKKAMVLMSCAIDGELTPAEELEFIKHIAECHSCAEEYSEAKKTKMIIQEKIFRVKAPQSLVESILGLQCLSSIH, from the coding sequence ATGAATTGTAAAAAAGCCATGGTACTCATGAGTTGTGCCATCGATGGTGAACTCACTCCTGCTGAAGAGCTGGAATTTATCAAGCACATTGCAGAATGTCATTCATGTGCTGAAGAGTATTCCGAGGCAAAAAAAACCAAAATGATCATTCAGGAAAAAATCTTCAGGGTTAAAGCCCCGCAATCGCTTGTGGAATCCATTCTCGGACTGCAATGCCTTTCATCCATTCATTAA
- a CDS encoding sigma-70 family RNA polymerase sigma factor → MNTLESSDKKTGKVKTAPLSREEQQKQLEFQQEAIAHINSLYNYALHLTMNQDDAEDLVQETYLKAYKFFNSFERGTNCKAWLFKILKNNYINRFRKNSREPGKVDYDLIKDFYHSIKDSRRDTTETDSDYFHSLLHEEVYQALQSLPEEFREVIQLCDIEGFTYEEIANMVESPIGTVRSRLYRGRKLLRGQLEEYAKKYGFNTDNAD, encoded by the coding sequence ATGAATACCCTGGAATCATCAGATAAAAAAACCGGAAAAGTTAAAACAGCGCCTCTTTCCCGTGAAGAGCAGCAGAAACAGCTTGAGTTTCAGCAGGAAGCGATTGCTCATATCAACTCCCTGTATAACTATGCCCTGCATCTGACCATGAATCAGGATGATGCTGAAGATCTTGTTCAGGAAACCTATCTGAAAGCATATAAATTCTTCAATTCTTTTGAACGGGGAACCAACTGCAAGGCCTGGCTGTTCAAAATTCTCAAGAATAATTATATTAATCGTTTTCGAAAAAATTCAAGGGAACCGGGCAAGGTTGATTACGATCTGATAAAAGATTTTTATCATTCGATAAAAGATAGCCGTCGTGATACAACGGAAACTGACTCGGACTATTTTCACTCGCTCCTCCACGAAGAAGTCTATCAGGCGCTTCAATCCCTTCCCGAGGAGTTCAGAGAGGTTATCCAGCTGTGCGATATTGAAGGCTTTACCTATGAGGAGATAGCTAATATGGTTGAAAGTCCGATTGGAACTGTTCGATCAAGACTGTATAGAGGACGTAAGCTGCTTCGCGGACAACTTGAAGAATATGCGAAAAAATACGGATTTAACACCGATAATGCCGATTAG
- a CDS encoding transposase yields MNEIKRTGEKIGTKRNILVDERGVLLSIVATGANRHDVTQLKAVVENIVVK; encoded by the coding sequence TTGAACGAAATCAAACGGACAGGGGAAAAAATTGGCACAAAGCGCAATATACTGGTAGACGAGCGTGGGGTCCTGCTCTCGATAGTCGCAACCGGAGCAAACCGGCACGATGTCACTCAACTGAAAGCAGTAGTTGAAAATATTGTGGTGAAGTGA